The DNA window CGAGCGGCGGGACCGCCAGGTCGCGTACGTGACCGTGGCGGCTCCGCTGGATGACGCGGAGGAGCGACGCCTGGGTGCCCGCCTCTCGGAGATGTACGGTCGGGAGGTGTCCGTCAAGCAGACGGTGAACCCCGACGTGCTCGGCGGGGTGAGTGTCCGGGTCGGTTCCGACCTGTACGACGGCACCGTCCTGCGCCGCCTGAACGAGACCCGCAACGCGCTCGCGAAGCGCTGATCAGCGACTGAGCAGCCCTGATTCGATGCCATCGGACCGGTCGGTACTAGGTATCCCGGGCCCCTGATACTTAAGGAAGCAGAGGATGGCCGAGCTGACCATCTCGACGGAGGAGATCCGCGGCGCCCTGGAGCGCTACGTCTCCTCCTACACGGCCGACGTCTCCCGCGAGGAGGTCGGCACCGTCGCCGACACCGGTGACGGCATCGCCCACGTCGAGGGGCTGCCCTCGACCAAGACCAACGAGCTCCTGGAGTTCGAGGACGGCACGCTCGGCGTGGCGCTGAACCTCGACGTCCGGGAGATCGGTGTCGTCGTTCTCGGTGACTCCGCCAAGCTGGAGGAGGGGCAGCGGGTCAAGCGCACCGACCGGGTGCTCTCCGTGCCGGTCGGCGACGCGTTCCTCGGCCGCGTGGTCAACGCGCTCGGCCAGCCGATCGACGGCCTCGGCGACATCGCCGACGAGGGCTACCGCGAGCTGGAGCTCCAGGCTCCGAACGTGATGTCGCGGCAGTCGGTCTTCGAGCCGCTGCAGACCGGCATCAAGGCGATCGACGCCATGACGCCGATCGGCCGGGGCCAGCGGCAGCTGATCATCGGTGACCGGAAGACCGGCAAGACCACGGTCGCCCTGGACGCCATCCTCAACCAGCGGGAGAACTGGCGCTCCGGCGACCCGAAGAAGCAGGTCCGCTGCATCTACGTCGCCATCGGCCAGAAGGCCTCCACGATCGCCTCGATCAAGGGCCAGCTGGAAGAGGCGGGCGCGATGGAGTACACCACCATCGTGGCCTCCCCGGCGTCCGACCCGGCCGGCTTCAAGTACATCGCCCCGTACACCGGCTCGTCCATCGGGCAGCACTGGATGTACGGCGGCAAGCACGTCCTGATCGTCTTCGACGACCTGAGCAAGCAGGCCGAGGCGTATCGGGCCGTGTCCCTGCTGCTGCGCCGCCCGCCAGGCCGCGAGGCCTACCCGGGTGACGTCTTCTACCTGCACTCCCGGCTGCTGGAGCGCTGCGCGAAGCTCTCCGACGAGCTGGGCGGCGGCTCGATGACCGGTCTGCCGATCATCGAGACGAAGGCGAACGACATCTCGGCCTTCATCCCGACCAACGTCATCTCCATCACCGACGGCCAGATCTTCCTCGAGACCGACCTGTTCAACCAGGGCGTCCGGCCGGCCATCAACGTCGGCACCTCCGTCTCCCGGGTCGGTGGCGCCGCGCAGGTGAAGCCGATGCGGAAGGTTGCCGGCTCGCTGCGGCTCAACCTGGCCCAGTACCGCGAGCTGGAGGCGTTCGCCGCCTTCGCCTCCGACCTGGACCGGGCCTCCCGGGCCCAGCTGGAGCGCGGTTCCCGCCTGGTCGAGCTGCTCAAGCAGCCGAACTACTCGCCGTACCCGGTGCAGGAGGAGGTCGTCTCGGTCTGGGCCGGCGTCGAGGGCAAGCTGGACGACATCCCGGTGGGTGAGGTCCGGCGCTTCGAGTCGGAGTTCCTCCAGTACCTCCGGCACAAGCACGAGGGCGTCCTGGCCGGGATCGCCGACAACAAGTGGGACGACGACATCATCGGCTCGCTCGACTCGGCCATCACCGAGTTCAAGAAGGTCTTCCTCGGCAAGGAGGACGAGACCCGGCTCAACGAGGCCCCGGCCGCGCCGCTCGAGGGCGAGGAGAACCGCGAGACGGTGACCCGCTTCCGCGACGGCTCGACCGACCGCCCGGCTGAGAGCTGACGATGGCCGCGCAGGTTCGCGTTCTTCGTCAACGGATCCGCTCGGCGAAGTCGATGAAGAAGATCACCAAGGCGATGGAGCTCGTCGCGACGAGCCGCATCGCCAAGGCCCAGGCCCGGGTGGAGGCTTCGCTTCCGTACGCCAGGGCCATCACCGGCGTGCTCACGGCGCTGGCCTCGAACGCGCGGATCGACCACCCGCTGCTCACCCCGCGCGAGCGGGTGCGGCGGGCCGGCGTCCTGCTCGTCACGGCCGACCGTGGCCTGGCCGGTGGCTACAGCACCAACGCGATCCGGGCCGCCGAGTCGCTGATCGCCCGGCTGCAGGCCGACGGCAAGGAGCCGGTGCTCTACGTCATCGGCCGCAAGGGCGTGACGTACTACCGGTTCCGCAACCGGGACATCGCGGCGAGCTGGACGGGCTTCTCCGAGCAGCCGGGCTTCTCCGACGCCCGCGAGGTGGGTGAGACGCTGATCAAGGCGTTCACGGCCGGCGCGGACGACGCGGAGGGCAACGCCGGGGCGGACGGGGTGCTCGGGATCGACGAGCTGCACATCGTCTACACCGAGTTCAAGTCCCTGATGACCCAGACGCCGGTCGCGAAGATCATCGGCCCGATGCAGGTCGAGGACCGGCCGCGGTCCGAGGGCCTGCTGCCGGCGTACGAGTTCGAGCCGGAGGCCGAGGCGCTGCTCGACGCGCTGCTGCCGAAGTACATCAACACGCGGATCTACGCGGCGTTGATCGAGTCGGCGGCCAGCGAGTCGGCCTCCCGGCGGCGTGCGATGAAGAGCGCCACCGACAACGCCGAAGAGATGATCGAGAAGTACACGCGTGAGATGAACACGGCCCGCCAGGCCGGGATCACCCAGGAGATCAGCGAGATCGTCGGCGGCGCGAACGCGCTGGCCGCGTCGGGAAGTGAAGTGTGATGACTGCCCCAGTAGAGACCAAGACGGCCACGGGTCGCGTGGTCCGGGTCATCGGCCCGGTCGTCGACGCCGAGTTCCCGCGCGACGCCATGCCGGCCCTGTTCAACGCCCTGCACGTGGACGTGACGCTCTCCGGCGGCCAGAAGACGCTGACCCTCGAGGTCGCCCAGCACCTGGGTGACAACATGGTCCGCGCCATCTCGATGCAGCCGACCGACGGCCTGGTCCGCGGCTCCGAGGTCCGGGACACCGGCTCGCCGATCACCGTGCCGGTGGGCGACGCGGTCAAGGGCCACGTGTTCAACGCGATCGGCGAGGTCCTCAACCTCACCGAGGGCGAGACGCTCACGCCGGACGACCACTGGGGCATCCACCGCAAGGCCCCGGCCTTCGCGGACCTGGAGCCGAAGACCGAGATGCTGGAGACCGGCATCAAGGTGATCGACCTGCTCGCCCCGTACGTCAAGGGCGGCAAGATCGGTCTGTTCGGCGGCGCGGGTGTGGGCAAGACGGTGCTCATCCAGGAGATGATCACCCGGGTGGCCCGGAACTTCGGTGGTACCTCGGTCTTCGCCGGCGTGGGTGAGCGCACCCGTGAGGGCAACGACCTCATCGCCGAGATGACCGAGTCCGGCGTCATCGACAAGACCGCGCTGGTCTACGGCCAGATGGACGAGCCGCCGGGCACCCGGCTGCGGGTCGCCCTCTCCGCGCTGACCATGGCGGAGTACTTCCGCGACGTGAAGAAGCAGGAGGTGCTGCTCTTCATCGACAACATCTTCCGCTTCACCCAGGCCGGTTCCGAGGTCTCCACGCTGCTCGGCCGCATGCCGAGCGCCGTGGGTTACCAGCCGACCCTGGCCGACGAGATGGGCGAGCTCCAGGAGCGGATCACCTCCGTCCGGGGCCAGGCCATCACCTCGATGCAGGCGATCTACGTGCCCGCCGACGACTACACCGACCCGGCGCCGGCCACCACGTTCGCCCACCTGGACGCGACCACCAACCTGGAGCGGTCGATCTCCGACAAGGGCATCTACCCGGCCGTGGACCCGCTGGCGTCCTCGTCCCGGATCCTCGCCCCGGAGTTCGTCGGCCAGGAGCACTTCCAGGTCGCCACCGAGGTGAAGCGGATCCTGCAGCGCTACAAGGACCTGCAGGACATCATCGCCATCCTCGGCATCGAGGAACTCTCCGAGGAGGACAAGGTCACGGTGGGCCGGGCCCGCCGGATCGAGCGCTTCCTGTCGCAGAACACCTACGCGGCCGAGCAGTTCACCGGCGTGCCGGGCTCGACGGTTCCGATCAAGGAGACCATCGAGGCGTTCAAGAAGATCAGCGAGGGCGAGTACGACCACTTCCCCGAGCAGGCGTTCTTCATGTGCGGCGGTCTCGAGGACCTGGAGAAGAAGGCCAAGGAGCTGATGGAGGGCTGAGAGCCCGCTCACACTCCACGGAGGCCGCCCCGACACATGTCGGGGCGGCCTCTGCCTGTTGAGGGCCCCTCGCTACCAGGTGCCCGGTTCGCTGGCAAGCGGTTCGCCATACCGCGCGGTACCGTTCGTGACACGACGTTCACATCATGAGCGTTGATCTCTGCAACGAAACGGATCCGGGCGCCCGTCTACCAGTCGTGGGCGTGACGATGGGAGATGCTCGTGGGTGAGGCCGGCACGGACCGCGGCAAGCGGGCCCGGTGGCGCGGCGTGCCGCGGTGGGCCCGGGTCTGCACCATCCTCGGCGTCGTCATGATGGTGCTCAGCGGCTCCGTGCTGGTGGGCTACCACGCGCTGGTCGCCCGCTACGAGGGCGCGGTGGGCAAGGGCGACCTCTTCGGTGACCAGGCGGCCGGGGCCAAGGAGAAGAAGAGCGACATCAAGGGCCCGCTGAACATCCTGCTGGTGGGCATCGACCCCCGCAACGCGAAGACCCGCCCGCTCGCCGACTCGATCATGATCCTGCACGTGCCGGCCGGCATGGACCGGGGATACCTCTTCTCCCTCCCGCGCGACCTGCGGGTGGAGATCCCCGAATTCACCAAGGCCGACTACGCCGGCGGCACCGACCGGATCAACGCCGCCATGTCCCACGGCAGCGCGGTGCCCGGGCGGAACCCGAGCGCCGCCCAGGGCTTCGAGCTGCTCGCCAACACCGTGCAGCAGGTCACCGGGATCGAGCGCTTCGACGCCGGGGCGATCATCAACTTCACCGGCTTCAAGAAGATCGTGGACGCCATGGGCGGCGTCGACATGACCATCGAGCGCGAGGTCAAGTCCGAGCACCTGCAGCCCGACGGCACGCCGCGCCAGCTCAAGCCGGGCGGTGGGGGCTACCTCGGCCCGCAGGCCGTCTACAAGAAGGGCAACGCCCACCTCAAGGGTTGGCAGGCGCTGGACTACGTTCGGCAGCGCTACCCGAAGAACGGTGTGCCGGACGCCGACTACGGCCGGCAGCGGCACCAGCAGCAGTTCATCAAGGCGATGGTGAGCCAGGCGTTCAGTGCCGACGTGGTGGCCAACCCGGTGAAGCTGGACCGGGTGCTCCGCGCGGCGGGCCAGTCGCTGGTCTTCAACGGCCGGGGCAACAGCGTGGTCGACTTCGCCCTCGCCCTCAAGGGCATCCGGGCCGACTCGATCGAGACGATCAAGCTGCCCGGCGGTCCGGTCGAGACGAGCCGGGGCTACCAGGGTGAGCGCCTGCTGCCGCCCGCCGAGGACTTCTTCGCGGCCCTGCGCAACGAGCAGGTCGACGCGTTCCTGCTGGAGCACCCCGACTTCAAGCAGAAGAGCAAGTAGCGTGAGCGCCAACGGGCTCCGGCGGGCGCCGGGGCCGGTTGGCGTGACCGTGGCGCAGCTCTCGCCACCCGCGTTGGGTCGGCTCCGGGGGCGCGACTAGACTTTCGGCAATCCGCCGCCGCAGCAAGGAGACAGCGTGGCACAGCAGCTTCACGTCGAGCTCGTAGCCGTCGAGGAGAAGGTCTGGTCCGGCGAGGCCGAAATGGTGGTCGCCCGCACGACCGAAGGTGAGCTGGGTGTGCTGCCGGGGCACGCGCCCCTGCTCGGCCAGCTCGCGGAGCCCAGCCAGGTACGCATCAAGCAGGCCGGCGGCGAGCAGCTCGCGTACGACGTGGCGGGCGGGTTCCTGTCGGTGTCCGGTGAGGGCGTGACCGTCCTCGCCGAGAGCGCCACCCCGGCTACTCCGGCCCGCTGAGCCGACCCGCCGATGGAGATCGTGGAAGGGATCGGAATCGGCGTCGCGGTCATCTTCGCGGCGCTTCTGATCCTCTTCATCCGGCGGGCTCTGTTCACCCGCAGCGGAGGCATCATCCGGCTCAGCGTCCGGGTGTCCACGATGCTCGACGGCCGGGGCTGGTCACCCGGCTTCGGCCGTTTCGTCGGCGACGAGCTCCGCTGGTACCGCATGTTCAGCTTCGCCCTGCGCCCCAAGCGGGTGCTCTCCCGTAAGACCCTCGCGGTGGAGCGGCGCCGGCTGCCCGAGGGCCAGGAGCGGCTCTCCATGCCGGCCGACTGGGTGATCGTGCGATGCACCAGCAACCACGCCCCGGTCGAGATCGCCATGGCGCGATCCACGGTCACCGGGTTCCTCTCCTGGCTCGAGGCCGCCCCACCCGGGGCGGCCTCGCCGCGTCTGGCCTCCCAGGACTGGCCCGCCGCCTGACCCCCGCTAGGGCACGAACCGGACATTTCACGGCCCTCTGCCCGCTCCCGGGCTCGTCGCGGGTCGCTCCCGTGCGAGCTGTCCGGTTGCGGATCCGTCGAGTGGAACGTCATGGCTGTCTCCGCGGTCCGGACGCACCCATCCTGTTCCGCTGACCGACTGTCGCCGGGCGGTCTGTCCGTTTCGGGGGTGGTCGGCGGCACTCTGGTGGCGGAATGGCGGGCGGGTGGGGGTCGTTGTATGCCCGTGAACGCCCGAGGAAGACGCCCCGCCAGCCGGGGTGGCCAGGCCCGGAATGATGGTGGGCCGCCGGTCGTTGTACATGGTCCCGGCGCCGTGAAGAGGCATCGCCCCGCGCGCCGGATGACCCCCTGAGACTTTTCGCTTTGTTGAGCGCCTGACGGTGCTTGCGCACATCCGATAGCCGATCCCCGTCGGTGGATGTCGCGCCAACCCCCGAATGGAGCTACCCCCATGAACACGATGCTGCGTAAGAGCGTGCTGGGTATCGCTGGTCTGGCCTTCACCGGTGGCGTGTTCGCCGGTCCGGTCGCCGCCCACGCCGCCGAGCCGGTGAACAGCACCAAGCCGGTCGCGGTGGCGGTGGAGGCCGACAAGCCGGACACCAGCAAGCTGGTCCCGCACGGTGTCCAGGGCGCCCAGTCGAAGATCACCCTGAACGACGAGCAAATCGCGAACGCCAAGGCGATCATCGCGGCGACGAAGAAGGCCGGTCTGCCGGAGCGCGCCGCGGTCATCTCGATCGCCACGTCGCTGCAGGAGTCGAAGCTGGAGAACCTGGGTCACCTCGGCGACAAGAACGACCATGACTCGCTGGGCCTGTTCCAGCAGCGCCCGTCCAGTGGTTGGGGCACGCCGGAGCAGATCACCGACCCCGAGTACGCGACCCTGGCGTTCGAGAAGGGTCTGAAGCAGGTCGACGGCTGGCAGGACATGCCGCTGACCGAGGCCGCCCAGACCGTGCAGGTCTCGGCCTACCCCGACGCGTACGCGCAGTGGGAGCAGCAGGCCGCCGACATCGTCGCCCAGTACTGGAACAGCTGACCTGAAACAACGCGCTGGCCGGCACCCCGAACATGGGGTGCCGGCCAGCGGCGTATCCGGAGCGGAATTCAACCGACGTCGGCGACCAGCTCGACCTCGTACCCCTGGGTGTCGGACAGGTAGGCGGCGTAGGTCCGCGGTCCGCCGGCGTGGGGGTGGCGGTCCGGGAACAGCAGCTCCCACCCGTGTCCGGGCGCGGCGGCGACCAGCCGGTCCACGGCGGCCGGCGGGCCGGCGTGGAAGGCCAGGTGGTTGAGGCCCGGCGCCCGCCGGTCGTGGGTGCGCCCGGTGAGCGCCGGGGACTCCTCCAGGACCAGGTAGGTCGGGCCGAGCCGCCAGGACCGGCCGGCCGGCCAGTCCTGGTACGGCGTCCAGCCCAGCTCGCCGAGGAGCCAGCCCCAACTACGCCTGGCAGCGGCGAGATCGGGTACCCAGACCTCCACGTGGTGCAGCGCGCCGACGGTCAGCGCTTCCCGCCCGGCACCCATAGCACATCTCCGTCTGGATTTGCCGTTCTTGACAGGATAAAGAGCAGATCGGAGAGCCGGTTGAGATACTTTGCCGGGAGCGTGCTGGTCCGGTCCGGGTCGTGGGTGACCAGCGCCCACGCCGCACGCTCGGCGCGCCGGGCGGTCGTCCGTGCCACGTGCAGCAGCGCCGCGCCAGCGGTGCCGCCGGGGAGGATGAAGGAGTCGAGCTTGCTCAGGCGCGCGTTGAACTCGTCGCACCAGCCCTCGAGGCGCTCCACGTACTCCTCGGTGACCCGCAGCGGCGGGTACTTGGGATCCGGCTCCACCGGCGTCGCCAGGTCCGCGCCGACGTCGAACATGTCGTTCTGGATCGACTCCAGCACCACCCGCAGCTCGTCGGGGAGCTGCCCCAGGGCGAGCGCGACGCCGATGGCGGCGTTGCACTCGTCCACGTCCGCGTACGCGGCGATCCGCGGATCGGTCTTCGGCACCTGCTCGTTGTTGCTCAGCCTGGTCATGCCGGCGTCGCCGGCCTTGGTGTAGATGCGCGTGAGGTGGACGGCCATGACGCACAGCCTACGGATACCGGACCTGACGATCCCGGCGCGGCCGGCCCGCACCGCCTGGCCGGCGGGGGTCGGGCCGGGTGATGCCGGCGACCCGGCGGTCAACGACGTCGACGTCATCCGGGTGCCCGGTGAGGCCCGGCTGGCCGGCACCGTGCACGTGGTCGGGGCGAAGAACTCCGCGTTGAAGCTGATGGCGGCGGCACTGCTCGCCCCGGGGCGCAGCGTGATCACCAACGTCCCCCGGATCACCGACATCGCCATCATGGGCGAGGTGCTGCGCCGGCTCGGCTGCGCCGTACGCTTCGCCGCCGACGACCCGGTCGACCCCATGGTGGCCCGCGGCGGGGTGGAACGGTCCCGGTCGGTGGTGATCGACGTGCCGGAACAGCCGGGCGCGGAGGCCGACTACGACCTGGTCCGCCGGCTGCGTGCGTCGATCTGTGTGCTCGGTCCGCTGCTGGCCCGCCGGGGGTACGTGCGGGTGGCCCACCCCGGCGGGGACGCCATCGGCTCGCGCGGCCTGGACATGCACATCGCCGGGCTGTCCCGCATGGGCGCGGAGATCTCCGGCGAGCACGGCTTCGTCATCGCCGAGGCCCCCGACGGGCTGTACGGGGCGGACATCCCGCTGGACTTCCCGAGCGTCGGCGCCACCGAGAACCTCGTGATGGCGGCGGTGCTGGCCCGGGGCACCACGACGATCGACAACGCGGCGCGGGAGCCGGAGATCGTCGACATCTGCACCATGTTGAACCGGATGGGAGCCCGGATCGAGGGGGCAGGCACGTCGACCCTGCACATCGTCGGGGTGCCCGGGCTGCGCCCGGTGCGGCACGCCACGGTGGGGGACCGGATCGTCGCCGGAACGTGGGCGTTCGCGGCCGCCATGACCCGCGGCGACGTGACCGTGACCGGCGTCGACCCGGCCTACCTGGAGGTCGCGCTGGACAAGCTGGTCTCGGCCGGCGGCCTGGTGGAGACCCGCGGCGGCGCCTTCCGGGTACGCATGGACGACCGGCCGAAGGCCGTCGACGTGGTCACCCTGCCCTTTCCGGGCTTCGCCACCGACCTGCTGCCGATGGCGATCGGGCTGGCCGCGGTCAGCGAGGGCGGCTCGCTGATCACCGAGAACATCTTCGACGGCCGGTTCATGTTCGCCAACGAGATGATGCGGCTCGGCGCGGACATCAAGACCGACGGCCACCACGCCCTGGTGTGCGGCCACGAGCGCCTCTCCGGCGCCCCGGTACGGGCCACCGACATCCGGGCCGGCGCCGGCCTGATCATCGCCGGGCTGTGCGCCGACGGGGTCACCGAGGTCTCGCACGTGCACCACGTGGATCGCGGCTACCCGGACTTCGTGGCCGACCTGCGGGCCCTCGGCGTCGAGGTGGCGCGCGGCACCGCCCCCGAGGAGCCCGACCTCGCCATCTGAGAGGGAGGCCTTAGCAGCCGTTCAGCCTCGCGGATTAGGGTGCTCGGAGACACTCATTCGCAGCGAGGGAGAAGCAGATGGCGGGTCGACTCGCGGTCGTCGGTGCCGGGTTGATGGGCTCGGGCATCGCCCAGGTGGCGGCGCAGGCGGGCTGGCAGGTGACCCTGCGCGACCTGGACGACGCGGCCACCAAGCGGGGCGTCGACGGCATCCGGAAGTCGCTTCAGAAGTTCGCCGAGAAGGGGAAGATCGAGGCGTCCGAGGTCGAGGCGACCCTGGCCCGGATCACCCCGACCACCGAGCTGGAGGCGGCGGCCGACGCGGACATCGTCGTCGAGGCGGTCTTCGAGAAGATCGAGATCAAGCACGAGGTGTTCCGCGCGCTGGACAAGATCTGCAAGTCCGACGCGGTGCTGGCCACCAACACCTCGGCCATCCCGGTCACCCAGATCGCCACCGCCACCGAGCGCCCGGAGTCGGTCGTCGGCACCCACTTCTTCTCGCCGGTGCCCATGATGAAGCTCTGCGAGCTGGTCCGGGGCTACAAGACCAGCGACGCGGCCCTGGCCACGGCCAAGGCGTTCGCCGAGGAGATCGGCAAGACCGTCGTGGTGGTGAACCGGGACATCGCCGGCTTCGTCACCACCCGGCTGATCTGCGCCCTCGCCATGGAGGCGGTCAAGCTGGTCGAGTCCGGTGTGATCTCCGCCGAGGATCTGGACACGGCCTGCAAGCTGGGCTTCGGACACGCCATGGGCCCGCTGGCCACGGTCGACCTGACCGGCGTGGACGTGCTGCTGAACGCCAGCAAGAACATCTACACCGACACCGCCGACGAGAAGTTCTTCCCGCCGGAGCTGCTCCAGCGCATGGCCACCGCGGGCGACCTGGGTCGCAAGACCGGCCAGGGCTTCTACAGCTACTGATCCGCGCGCGTGACGCCCCCGGCCGCTCCGGTCGGGGGCGTCACGCTTTCCGGGGTGGGGTCAGGGCCGCGCCGAGCAGGGCGAACGCGTCGGGGATGACCGTGCCCCAGTAGGCGAAGTTGTGCCGGCCGTCGGCCCAGGCAGCGCGTACCGGGGGTTCGGGCAGCGCCCGGGCCAGCGCGCGGACGTCCTTGAGGAAGTTGTCCTGCCGGCCGCACCAGAGGCCGACCGGGGTGCCGCGCAACCGGTCCACACCCGTGAAGACCGCGTCGCCCGGGCGGACGGCGGGGGAGAAGGCGGCCACCGCGCGCAACCATCCGGGGTACGCCTCGGCGAGCAGCAACGCCCCGAACCCGCCCATCGACCAGCCCCAGACGGCGAGCCGGCTGCTGTCGAAGCCGCGCCGGGCGCACCAGGTGGGCAGCTCCTCGCGGACCATCCGCTGCGGGTCGTCGTCCCCGGAGCGGCGCCAGGAGAGTCGGCCGCC is part of the Micromonospora halotolerans genome and encodes:
- a CDS encoding 3-hydroxyacyl-CoA dehydrogenase family protein; protein product: MAGRLAVVGAGLMGSGIAQVAAQAGWQVTLRDLDDAATKRGVDGIRKSLQKFAEKGKIEASEVEATLARITPTTELEAAADADIVVEAVFEKIEIKHEVFRALDKICKSDAVLATNTSAIPVTQIATATERPESVVGTHFFSPVPMMKLCELVRGYKTSDAALATAKAFAEEIGKTVVVVNRDIAGFVTTRLICALAMEAVKLVESGVISAEDLDTACKLGFGHAMGPLATVDLTGVDVLLNASKNIYTDTADEKFFPPELLQRMATAGDLGRKTGQGFYSY
- the atpD gene encoding F0F1 ATP synthase subunit beta — protein: MTAPVETKTATGRVVRVIGPVVDAEFPRDAMPALFNALHVDVTLSGGQKTLTLEVAQHLGDNMVRAISMQPTDGLVRGSEVRDTGSPITVPVGDAVKGHVFNAIGEVLNLTEGETLTPDDHWGIHRKAPAFADLEPKTEMLETGIKVIDLLAPYVKGGKIGLFGGAGVGKTVLIQEMITRVARNFGGTSVFAGVGERTREGNDLIAEMTESGVIDKTALVYGQMDEPPGTRLRVALSALTMAEYFRDVKKQEVLLFIDNIFRFTQAGSEVSTLLGRMPSAVGYQPTLADEMGELQERITSVRGQAITSMQAIYVPADDYTDPAPATTFAHLDATTNLERSISDKGIYPAVDPLASSSRILAPEFVGQEHFQVATEVKRILQRYKDLQDIIAILGIEELSEEDKVTVGRARRIERFLSQNTYAAEQFTGVPGSTVPIKETIEAFKKISEGEYDHFPEQAFFMCGGLEDLEKKAKELMEG
- a CDS encoding cob(I)yrinic acid a,c-diamide adenosyltransferase, whose product is MAVHLTRIYTKAGDAGMTRLSNNEQVPKTDPRIAAYADVDECNAAIGVALALGQLPDELRVVLESIQNDMFDVGADLATPVEPDPKYPPLRVTEEYVERLEGWCDEFNARLSKLDSFILPGGTAGAALLHVARTTARRAERAAWALVTHDPDRTSTLPAKYLNRLSDLLFILSRTANPDGDVLWVPGGKR
- the murA gene encoding UDP-N-acetylglucosamine 1-carboxyvinyltransferase, which translates into the protein MTHSLRIPDLTIPARPARTAWPAGVGPGDAGDPAVNDVDVIRVPGEARLAGTVHVVGAKNSALKLMAAALLAPGRSVITNVPRITDIAIMGEVLRRLGCAVRFAADDPVDPMVARGGVERSRSVVIDVPEQPGAEADYDLVRRLRASICVLGPLLARRGYVRVAHPGGDAIGSRGLDMHIAGLSRMGAEISGEHGFVIAEAPDGLYGADIPLDFPSVGATENLVMAAVLARGTTTIDNAAREPEIVDICTMLNRMGARIEGAGTSTLHIVGVPGLRPVRHATVGDRIVAGTWAFAAAMTRGDVTVTGVDPAYLEVALDKLVSAGGLVETRGGAFRVRMDDRPKAVDVVTLPFPGFATDLLPMAIGLAAVSEGGSLITENIFDGRFMFANEMMRLGADIKTDGHHALVCGHERLSGAPVRATDIRAGAGLIIAGLCADGVTEVSHVHHVDRGYPDFVADLRALGVEVARGTAPEEPDLAI
- a CDS encoding LCP family protein is translated as MLVGEAGTDRGKRARWRGVPRWARVCTILGVVMMVLSGSVLVGYHALVARYEGAVGKGDLFGDQAAGAKEKKSDIKGPLNILLVGIDPRNAKTRPLADSIMILHVPAGMDRGYLFSLPRDLRVEIPEFTKADYAGGTDRINAAMSHGSAVPGRNPSAAQGFELLANTVQQVTGIERFDAGAIINFTGFKKIVDAMGGVDMTIEREVKSEHLQPDGTPRQLKPGGGGYLGPQAVYKKGNAHLKGWQALDYVRQRYPKNGVPDADYGRQRHQQQFIKAMVSQAFSADVVANPVKLDRVLRAAGQSLVFNGRGNSVVDFALALKGIRADSIETIKLPGGPVETSRGYQGERLLPPAEDFFAALRNEQVDAFLLEHPDFKQKSK
- a CDS encoding F0F1 ATP synthase subunit gamma; its protein translation is MAAQVRVLRQRIRSAKSMKKITKAMELVATSRIAKAQARVEASLPYARAITGVLTALASNARIDHPLLTPRERVRRAGVLLVTADRGLAGGYSTNAIRAAESLIARLQADGKEPVLYVIGRKGVTYYRFRNRDIAASWTGFSEQPGFSDAREVGETLIKAFTAGADDAEGNAGADGVLGIDELHIVYTEFKSLMTQTPVAKIIGPMQVEDRPRSEGLLPAYEFEPEAEALLDALLPKYINTRIYAALIESAASESASRRRAMKSATDNAEEMIEKYTREMNTARQAGITQEISEIVGGANALAASGSEV
- a CDS encoding DUF2550 domain-containing protein, whose translation is MEIVEGIGIGVAVIFAALLILFIRRALFTRSGGIIRLSVRVSTMLDGRGWSPGFGRFVGDELRWYRMFSFALRPKRVLSRKTLAVERRRLPEGQERLSMPADWVIVRCTSNHAPVEIAMARSTVTGFLSWLEAAPPGAASPRLASQDWPAA
- a CDS encoding VOC family protein yields the protein MGAGREALTVGALHHVEVWVPDLAAARRSWGWLLGELGWTPYQDWPAGRSWRLGPTYLVLEESPALTGRTHDRRAPGLNHLAFHAGPPAAVDRLVAAAPGHGWELLFPDRHPHAGGPRTYAAYLSDTQGYEVELVADVG
- a CDS encoding alpha/beta hydrolase, whose protein sequence is MAHNLTRRTLLGAAAGVAGVAVVGGLTARQLAEPRPGPGPAVPDAPAGDERLIRIASGARGREVDFWTAVPEGYGDGRGLPVCLVLHGASATPRDYGRFGLARFLTEAVRRGAPPFALAGSTGGRLSWRRSGDDDPQRMVREELPTWCARRGFDSSRLAVWGWSMGGFGALLLAEAYPGWLRAVAAFSPAVRPGDAVFTGVDRLRGTPVGLWCGRQDNFLKDVRALARALPEPPVRAAWADGRHNFAYWGTVIPDAFALLGAALTPPRKA
- a CDS encoding F0F1 ATP synthase subunit epsilon, encoding MAQQLHVELVAVEEKVWSGEAEMVVARTTEGELGVLPGHAPLLGQLAEPSQVRIKQAGGEQLAYDVAGGFLSVSGEGVTVLAESATPATPAR
- the atpA gene encoding F0F1 ATP synthase subunit alpha, with product MAELTISTEEIRGALERYVSSYTADVSREEVGTVADTGDGIAHVEGLPSTKTNELLEFEDGTLGVALNLDVREIGVVVLGDSAKLEEGQRVKRTDRVLSVPVGDAFLGRVVNALGQPIDGLGDIADEGYRELELQAPNVMSRQSVFEPLQTGIKAIDAMTPIGRGQRQLIIGDRKTGKTTVALDAILNQRENWRSGDPKKQVRCIYVAIGQKASTIASIKGQLEEAGAMEYTTIVASPASDPAGFKYIAPYTGSSIGQHWMYGGKHVLIVFDDLSKQAEAYRAVSLLLRRPPGREAYPGDVFYLHSRLLERCAKLSDELGGGSMTGLPIIETKANDISAFIPTNVISITDGQIFLETDLFNQGVRPAINVGTSVSRVGGAAQVKPMRKVAGSLRLNLAQYRELEAFAAFASDLDRASRAQLERGSRLVELLKQPNYSPYPVQEEVVSVWAGVEGKLDDIPVGEVRRFESEFLQYLRHKHEGVLAGIADNKWDDDIIGSLDSAITEFKKVFLGKEDETRLNEAPAAPLEGEENRETVTRFRDGSTDRPAES